One Paralichthys olivaceus isolate ysfri-2021 chromosome 8, ASM2471397v2, whole genome shotgun sequence genomic region harbors:
- the LOC109642422 gene encoding ubinuclein-1-like, with product MAESRRVQFTTLSCDSPSSSSSSSSSDPLVQKSPSGSVLQVDENRPDRTTVRLVLSLFESDESRFPEFSFTQLTQDKLKRSRDEAPLRTMEEAEKRESDEVAAIARKFEEKYPNKKKDRIQDLIDIGFGYDDEDSFIDNSEAYDEFVPAAITTKFGGFYVNSGVLQFRQASDSEISEIIDLTTEETSKKRKLNGGQDKPKKKPCREYEDTKNNVESKSSTLAEIGPDDETKNRKKIKRVSTLSVTSMLKKFQREKEKERQKLGKVNQRAAGVTGVPTIPLCPADAAGGGGSGPADPLVSLIGSTNDHVLIQAASTVDFDIDLVSLLDSEETLSSVPPPATETQLFQPTVNDQTQSTVAQHPNTKTPFQPKTHPEQIQLLSEASSSQLCAPLPEGLTPALEDSVRKLMTVVKISEGESKLKFFTPEINSILLEIELQCRGQTGQLRSKLYTHLSSFLPCSRETLLKRVKKLLLTHMEEPPDVDDAIQKLKEAISKAMPEQIASYRANCQAYEQVKTSKATEDGIEGNQNVNVAPEDSLKRGGPKKLFKWNEEIRECLCHVLRPKMDRYEKEKNGNQEVEEYLKTLLDNEVKPLWPKGWMQTRALIWESRKLLGFFPSLPIKKTRPDKKQSSICGASTVLDVLQGAPPQKVELPQDSDVFPEASNISSSISLDVGKKAAAPLKSIEAKKGGVVTVVAGSSTPAESGEPPVSGASAAPAHSLLDLLADQALAREQPLAISQEILAAAIAKYRRSGQHWSYAVDTKRPPPPPQSSPVNFPVSRVCQVILPQPGDFTRNLDVQIISDDSCITIQ from the exons ATGGCGGAGTCCCGGAGAGTTCAGTTCACCACTTTATCCTGTGAttcaccctcttcctcctcctcctcatcttcatcagacCCTCTGGTCCAGAAGTCTCCCTCAGGTTCGGTCCTGCAGGTGGATGAGAACCGTCCGGACAGAACCACGGTTCGTCTGGTCCTCAGCTTGTTTGAGTCCGATGAGAGCAGGTTTCCAGagttcagcttcactcagcTCACACAGGACAAG CTCAAACGCTCCAGAGATGAAGCTCCGCTGAGAACAATGGAAGaggcagaaaagagagagagtgatgaagTCGCTGCCATTGCAAGAAAGTTTGAGGAAAAATAT CCAAACAAAAAGAAGGACCGCATTCAGGACCTGATTGATATTGGGTTCGGTTACGATGACGAGGATTCTTTCATCGATAACTCGGAGGCT TACGATGAATTTGTTCCAGCTGCCATCACAACAAAGTTTGGTGGATTCTATGTGAATTCGGGCGTGCTGCAGTTCCGCCAGGCCTCTGACTCCGAGATCTCCGAGATCATCGACCTCACAACAGAGGAGACCTCTAAA AAACGTAAACTCAATGGTGGACAGGATAAGCCGAAGAAGAAGCCGTGCAGAGAATACGAAGACACGAAAAACAATGTGGAGTCCAAGTCGAG CACTTTAGCTGAAATTGGACCTGACGACGAGACGAAGAACAGAAAGAAGATAAAGCGTGTCAGCACATTAAGCGTCACAAGCATGCTGAAGAAGtttcagagagagaaggagaaggaacGACAGAAACTGGGAAAGGTGaatcagagagcagcaggggTCACGGGTGTACCCACAATCCCTCTGTGCCCGGCAGATGCGGCCGGCGGTGGAGGCTCCGGACCCGCAGATCCTCTCGTTAGTTTAATCGGATCGACCAATGACCACGTCCTTATCCAAGCAGCCAGCACCGTGGACTTTGACATAGATTTGGTTTCTTTGTTAGACAGTGAGGAGACTTTATCTTCGGTTCCTCCACCGGCCACAGAAACGCAGCTTTTCCAACCCACAGTAAACGATCAAACCCAGTCAACCGTCGCTCAGCATCCAAACACAAAGACTCCTTTTCAGCCAAAGACTCATCCAGAGCAAATCCAGCTCCTGTCAGAGGCCAGTTCATCCCAGCTGTGTGCCCCCCTGCCAGAGGGGCTCACACCCGCACTGGAGGACAGTGTTAGGAAACTCATGACG gTTGTCAAGATCTCAGAGGGAGAATCTAAACTCAAGTTCTTTACTCCAGAGATCAACTCAATCCTGCTCGA GATTGAGTTGCAGTGTCGGGGACAGACCGGCCAGTTGCGTTCCAAGTTGTACACACACCTGTCGTCTTTCCTgccctgcagcagagaaacgCTCCTCAAACGTGTGAAGAAACTGTTACTCACACACATG GAGGAACCCCCCGACGTGGATGATGCCATCCAGAAACTGAAGGAGGCCATCTCCAAAGCTATGCCTGAACAGATTGCCAGTTACCGTGCTAACTGTCAAGCGTACGAACAAGTCAAGACATCGAA GGCAACAGAGGACGGGATTGAGGGCAATCAGAACGTAAACGTAGCCCCAGAGGACAGTTTGAAGAGAGGAGGTCCGAAGAAGCTGTTCAAATGGAACGAGGAGATCAG GGAGTGTCTGTGTCATGTGTTGAGGCCGAAAATGGACAGATATGAAAAGGAGAAGAATGGGaaccaggaggtggaggagtacCTCAAGACCCTGCTGGACAATGAGGTGAAACCTCTTTGGCCGAAGGGTTGGATGCAAACTAG GGCACTGATATGGGAGAGCAGGAAACTATTAGGCTTCTTCCCTTCATTGCC AATAAAGAAGACCAGACCAGATAAGAAGCAGTCGTCCATCTGCGGTGCCTCCACAGTGTTGGACGTTCTCCAGGGAGCTCCACCACAGAAAGTAGAACTCCCCCAAGACTCGGATGTCTTTCCTGAAGCCTCAAATATTTCCAGCTCTATCTCACTTGATGTTGGGAAGAAGGCAGCTGCTCCCTTGAAAAGTATTGAGGCTAAAAAAGGAGGCGTGGTGACTGTGGTTGCCGGTTCTTCTACGCCCGCAGAGTCCGGTGAACCCCCGGTCAGCGGCGCCTCTGCTGCTCCGGCTCATTCGCTCCTGGATCTCCTTGCTGATCAGGCCTTGGCTCGAGAGCAACCTCTCGCGATCTCCCAGGAGATCCTGGCAGCGGCCATCGCAAAGTACCGGCGGTCGGGTCAGCACTGGAGCTACGCGGTGGACACTAAAAGACCGCCTCCACCCCCCCAGTCCAGCCCGGTTAACTTCCCGGTGAGCAGGGTGTGTCAGGTCATTCTGCCCCAGCCGGGAGACTTCACCAGGAATTTGGATGTGCAGATAATTTCTGATGACTCTTGCATCACCATACAATGA